In bacterium, one genomic interval encodes:
- the trxA gene encoding thioredoxin — protein MSKPMDITDATFENEVLQADRPVVVDFWATWCGPCKMIAPILEEVAGEMGDRIKVTKLDVDSNSKTAGKYNIMSIPSLLFFRNGQVVDQVIGAIPKAQLVARLEKVLAK, from the coding sequence ATGAGCAAACCGATGGATATCACCGACGCCACTTTCGAGAATGAAGTTCTCCAGGCAGATCGTCCGGTAGTCGTTGATTTTTGGGCGACCTGGTGCGGCCCCTGCAAAATGATCGCCCCGATCCTTGAAGAGGTCGCTGGCGAAATGGGTGACCGGATAAAGGTTACTAAACTGGATGTTGACTCTAACAGCAAGACGGCTGGAAAATACAATATCATGTCGATCCCGTCGCTGCTGTTCTTCCGCAATGGTCAAGTGGTCGACCAGGTTATTGGAGCCATCCCGAAAGCACAACTGGTGGCCCGTCTCGAGAAGGTGCTTGCCAAGTAA
- a CDS encoding rhomboid family intramembrane serine protease: MRSTYSDGSMGRVSIGPGIPSPVIKILLLVTTGIYFLQLLIPQLTGYLAFTPLVTFQSFPLYLYQIVTYMFLHGGFFHLLFNMLMLWMFGTEIERAWGSRSFFRFYLIGGICGALLTLGVFLATGGSAMLGATGGPVVGASGAIYAILIAYWLMFPDRILYLYFFFPVPVKFAVPIMMLIGFFAGGANGGTAHMAHLGGALFGLAHLKLDWRWLAIGRKLKNLRYKRQEAKLHKRRQEAEDIMRKVDAILDKINEVGMENLTKAERKFLEDASSQLSKQKQHRER, encoded by the coding sequence ATGAGATCGACCTACTCCGACGGCTCAATGGGAAGAGTTAGCATTGGTCCCGGCATTCCAAGCCCCGTGATCAAGATATTGTTGCTGGTCACCACCGGCATTTACTTTCTGCAGTTGTTGATTCCACAACTGACCGGCTACCTGGCGTTCACGCCGCTAGTCACATTTCAGAGCTTCCCTCTCTATCTGTACCAGATAGTGACCTACATGTTTCTCCATGGTGGGTTCTTCCACCTGCTGTTTAATATGTTGATGCTCTGGATGTTCGGTACGGAGATCGAGCGAGCCTGGGGCTCCCGGTCATTCTTCCGTTTCTACCTGATCGGCGGCATCTGTGGTGCGCTCTTGACTCTTGGAGTTTTTCTGGCTACTGGCGGATCGGCCATGCTTGGCGCAACCGGTGGACCGGTGGTAGGTGCCTCCGGCGCGATCTACGCGATCCTGATCGCCTATTGGCTGATGTTCCCTGATAGAATTCTCTACCTCTATTTCTTTTTCCCAGTGCCGGTGAAGTTTGCGGTTCCGATCATGATGTTGATCGGATTTTTCGCCGGAGGAGCAAATGGCGGCACAGCTCATATGGCTCATCTGGGCGGAGCGCTCTTCGGTTTGGCCCACCTGAAGCTGGACTGGCGCTGGTTGGCGATCGGCCGAAAGCTAAAGAACTTGCGTTATAAACGTCAGGAAGCTAAACTGCACAAACGGCGGCAGGAAGCCGAAGATATAATGAGAAAGGTTGATGCCATTCTCGATAAGATCAATGAGGTCGGAATGGAAAATCTGACCAAAGCTGAACGCAAGTTTCTCGAAGACGCTTCTTCGCAGTTGTCCAAACAGAAACAGCACCGCGAAAGATAG
- a CDS encoding cytochrome c biogenesis protein CcdA — translation MQGSATVEIPTAILAGLLSFLSPCVLPLIPGYLSFISGVSIEDLTSREKAGAHYRKLVLNTVLFVVGFSLVFIFFGAIAPQVGNIFKYKDIFSKVAGVVIFIFGLHVAGVFRIGFLNYEKRFHAGQKKFGVVGSILIGMAFAFGWTPCIGPILAAILTLATQQENVSQGVILLAFYSAGLGIPFILTAVLFNYLIGAFGFIKRHFRAVEIISGSLLMLVGVMIFFDLLQRLSIYLMDWFPALQEIG, via the coding sequence TTGCAAGGTTCCGCCACCGTTGAGATCCCAACCGCCATTCTTGCCGGATTGCTGTCATTCCTGTCCCCCTGCGTACTACCGCTGATTCCAGGATACCTGTCATTCATTTCAGGTGTCTCAATCGAGGATCTGACTTCACGTGAGAAGGCTGGCGCGCATTATCGGAAATTGGTACTCAATACAGTCCTCTTTGTGGTCGGTTTCTCTTTGGTCTTCATCTTTTTTGGTGCGATTGCCCCACAAGTCGGCAATATCTTCAAATACAAAGATATCTTCAGCAAAGTGGCCGGGGTGGTCATCTTCATCTTTGGCCTCCATGTTGCGGGGGTATTCCGTATCGGCTTCCTCAACTATGAGAAGCGCTTCCACGCCGGGCAGAAGAAATTCGGCGTCGTTGGTTCTATCTTGATCGGTATGGCCTTTGCCTTTGGCTGGACTCCATGCATCGGTCCGATCCTTGCGGCTATTCTGACACTGGCTACACAACAAGAGAATGTATCGCAGGGCGTTATTCTGTTGGCTTTCTATTCTGCCGGACTCGGCATTCCATTCATATTGACTGCTGTTTTGTTCAACTACCTGATCGGCGCATTCGGCTTCATAAAACGTCATTTCCGAGCGGTGGAGATCATCTCCGGGTCGTTGCTGATGCTGGTCGGCGTTATGATCTTCTTTGACCTGTTGCAGCGACTGTCTATCTACCTGATGGATTGGTTTCCGGCGCTGCAGGAGATCGGCTAA
- a CDS encoding DUF2064 domain-containing protein, which produces MPEKKKIDSVVAICIQEPTEEGSSMDFGIIKGDNLRFLHQAFITDTITNAFDVGNADVRLYHVDQTDRKRLIKIVTEYLTNKLDGKRAEALKNRFTVIEQSGGAWAERMDAVFHDCFDQGYKHVLLLGSRTPTITSKMMKTALKMLNESDAVFGPTPEGRYYSLGMSGSLQIQLRDFDWKAPTIYHDVANAFTSAHLSWAELEIWYAVENPDYLETMARDINQFRFEGDEFTARETEVVIERILTRLEP; this is translated from the coding sequence ATGCCTGAAAAGAAGAAGATAGATTCCGTCGTTGCCATTTGCATCCAGGAGCCGACCGAAGAAGGGTCGTCGATGGATTTCGGCATCATCAAAGGTGATAATCTTCGCTTTCTCCATCAGGCTTTTATCACCGATACGATCACCAACGCCTTCGATGTCGGCAATGCCGACGTTCGGCTGTACCATGTCGATCAGACCGATCGCAAGCGCCTGATCAAAATCGTTACTGAATATCTGACCAATAAACTCGATGGGAAACGCGCTGAGGCGCTCAAGAACCGTTTCACGGTCATAGAGCAGTCGGGCGGTGCCTGGGCCGAGCGAATGGATGCAGTCTTTCACGACTGTTTCGACCAGGGATATAAGCATGTTCTTTTGCTGGGAAGTCGCACGCCGACCATCACCAGCAAAATGATGAAGACCGCGCTGAAGATGCTCAATGAATCCGATGCCGTCTTCGGACCGACGCCGGAAGGTCGCTACTATTCGCTTGGGATGTCCGGCAGCCTGCAGATACAATTGCGGGATTTTGACTGGAAGGCCCCAACCATCTATCATGACGTCGCAAACGCCTTTACGTCGGCGCACCTCTCCTGGGCCGAACTTGAGATCTGGTATGCGGTCGAGAACCCGGATTATCTTGAGACGATGGCGCGCGATATCAATCAGTTCCGCTTCGAAGGAGACGAGTTTACCGCCCGGGAGACCGAAGTGGTGATCGAGCGCATTCTCACCCGATTGGAGCCGTAA
- a CDS encoding creatininase family protein, with translation MERHLQKLSWLTVRQLVPSQIDTIVFPAGTVEGHGSSAIGTDNFIPEIIADGIAERINALVAPTLNYGITRSLIRYNGGSTIAEDNYRRFVRDILDSYADSGFKNIILMNGHGGNNNALKSVAFEFHHERKCNIAVLHWWELCGKMTEQFFGHTGGHSGTDETAMVMSIDPKLGGKEQYDPDLAWYFRPGADIYPVPGTILLYKEGEGYPEFDNKRIQEYRQKVIETVGDFTELVLSRWRKWGM, from the coding sequence ATGGAACGGCATCTGCAAAAACTCTCCTGGCTGACAGTCCGTCAGCTTGTCCCGTCACAAATTGATACCATCGTATTCCCGGCCGGGACGGTTGAGGGGCACGGTTCCTCTGCTATCGGCACTGATAATTTCATCCCGGAGATCATTGCCGATGGTATCGCCGAACGGATAAACGCGCTGGTTGCTCCAACGCTCAACTACGGCATCACCCGTTCGCTGATCCGCTATAACGGCGGTTCGACTATTGCCGAGGATAATTACCGGCGGTTCGTTCGAGACATCCTCGACTCGTATGCCGATTCAGGTTTCAAGAATATCATTCTGATGAACGGGCATGGCGGTAACAATAACGCGCTCAAGTCGGTCGCTTTCGAGTTTCACCATGAGCGAAAGTGCAATATCGCGGTGCTTCACTGGTGGGAGCTGTGCGGAAAGATGACGGAACAGTTCTTTGGTCATACCGGCGGTCATTCCGGGACCGATGAAACCGCGATGGTAATGTCAATTGACCCGAAACTGGGCGGCAAAGAACAATACGATCCTGACCTCGCATGGTATTTTCGGCCCGGCGCGGATATCTACCCGGTTCCAGGTACGATTTTGCTCTACAAAGAGGGAGAGGGGTATCCTGAGTTCGACAATAAACGAATACAGGAGTACCGTCAGAAGGTGATTGAGACAGTCGGTGATTTTACCGAACTGGTCCTCTCCCGCTGGCGAAAGTGGGGAATGTAA